In Cervus elaphus chromosome 7, mCerEla1.1, whole genome shotgun sequence, the following proteins share a genomic window:
- the MRPS18A gene encoding 39S ribosomal protein S18a, mitochondrial isoform X1 produces MATWSNRELGGHRQCSQLLVTWKLAGSWAYLESQLWMGGGGGGTHTCLTTAGYSSYQPFPGNGLGSVYQAEEIQSPPSLFLPGASFRGHGRRWRGSLQVFWAMDVLLLSQFIRPHGGMLPRRITGLCQEEHRKIEECVKMAHRAGLLPNHRPKLPEGFVPKTRPRLNRYLTRWSPRSVKPIYNKGHRWNKVRMAVGSPLLKDNVSYTGRPLVLYH; encoded by the exons ATGGCcacttggagtaacagggaaCTTGGAGGACACAGGCAGTGCTCTCAGCTTCTTGTGACATGGAAGTTAGCAGGGTCCTGGGCATACCTAGAATCCCAGCTGTGGatgggcggtgggggtggggggacccacACCTGCCTGACCACTGCGGGGTACTCTTCCTACCAGCCGTTTCCAGGAAATGGACTTGGCTCTGTTTATCAAGCAGAAGAAATCCAATCCCCTCCAAG CTTGTTCCTGCCTGGCGCTTCGTTCAGAGGGCATGGCAGAAGGTGGAGGGGCTCTCTGCAAGTCTTCTGGGCTATG gatgttctgttgctcagtcagtTCATCCGGCCACATGGGGGCATGCTGCCCCGGAGGATCACCGGGCTGTGCCAGGAAGAGCACCGCAAGATTGAGGAGTGTGTGAAGATGGCCCACCGAGCAG GTCTGCTCCCAAATCACAGGCCCAAGCTTCCTGAAGGATTTGTTCCAAAGACCAGACCGCGACTCAACAG GTACCTGACCCGCTGGTCTCCCCGCTCCGTCAAGCCCATCTACAACAAGGGCCACCGCTGGAACAAGGTGCGCATGGCCGTGGGGTCCCCCCTCCTGAAGGACAACGTCTCCTACACGGGCAGGCCTCTGGTGCTGTATCACTGA